The Armatimonadota bacterium genome contains a region encoding:
- a CDS encoding aspartate-semialdehyde dehydrogenase, whose protein sequence is MHTSDRKIAIFGATGAVGQELLRLIIDRKFPVNSLSLFASQRSAGSTVKFKDHRVTLEVATPESFAGCDIAFFSAGSGPSREFVPQAFAAGALVIDNSSAFRMDPEVPLCVPEVNPDALSPDKKLIANPNCTAAILLMAVNPLRQIGEISRLIVSTYQSASGAGAQAMEELKTQSRDYLDGKPIVPNIMPHPYAFNLFSHNTAINEHGYNDEEWKVMLEARKILSMPELPINVTCVRVPVLRAHSLSVTVEFDGVAPSEEMVREVLSRAPGVVLVDDRDSNTFPMPSETSGQNDVRVGRIRTDLSHKSAISMFICGDQLLKGAALNAIQIAEHYIQNDYL, encoded by the coding sequence ATGCACACTTCTGATCGAAAAATCGCAATTTTTGGAGCAACTGGCGCAGTTGGTCAAGAACTTTTACGATTGATAATCGATCGCAAGTTCCCAGTAAATTCACTGTCATTGTTCGCGAGTCAGCGCAGCGCGGGAAGTACGGTGAAGTTCAAAGATCATCGGGTCACATTAGAAGTCGCAACGCCAGAGTCTTTCGCAGGATGCGACATCGCGTTCTTTTCTGCAGGCTCGGGCCCATCGCGTGAATTCGTGCCTCAAGCATTTGCTGCCGGTGCCCTTGTGATAGACAATTCCAGCGCATTTCGAATGGATCCGGAGGTGCCGCTCTGCGTCCCAGAAGTAAATCCAGATGCTTTGTCACCAGATAAAAAGCTGATTGCAAATCCGAACTGTACGGCGGCGATCCTACTGATGGCAGTGAACCCATTGCGCCAGATCGGTGAGATTAGTCGCCTGATCGTCAGTACTTATCAATCGGCCAGCGGAGCAGGTGCCCAAGCGATGGAAGAGCTCAAAACGCAGTCGCGAGACTATTTGGATGGAAAGCCCATCGTGCCCAACATCATGCCCCATCCGTACGCATTCAACCTGTTTAGCCACAATACGGCGATCAACGAGCACGGATACAACGACGAAGAATGGAAGGTGATGCTCGAAGCACGCAAGATCCTTTCGATGCCCGAACTGCCAATTAACGTCACCTGCGTCCGAGTTCCAGTGCTGCGGGCGCACTCGCTCTCGGTTACGGTCGAGTTTGATGGTGTCGCGCCATCCGAAGAAATGGTCAGGGAAGTGCTCAGCCGCGCGCCGGGAGTGGTCTTGGTTGATGACCGAGACTCAAACACGTTCCCGATGCCAAGCGAAACTTCGGGTCAAAACGATGTTCGTGTGGGCCGAATTCGCACCGATCTGAGCCACAAGAGCGCAATCAGCATGTTCATTTGTGGTGACCAACTCTTGAAAGGCGCCGCGCTCAACGCTATTCAGATCGCCGAGCACTATATCCAGAACGACTATCTATAA